From the genome of Corallococcus macrosporus DSM 14697:
GGAACGAAGAACAGCAGCGCGGGCGCGCCCAGCGACGGCGCGGTGAGCAGCATGGCCAGCAGCGGGACGGCCAGCAGGCCCAGGCGAGCCCAGCGCATACCCAGGAAGAACGCCACGCCCACGCCCGCGCTGGCCAGCCACGCCAGCGCGATGCCGAAGGTCCCCGCCACCAACGCCACCAGTCCCAACCCGACGAGCACCACCGTGACGAGCCCCACCAGCCAGGCGCTCGCGTCCCGCCTTCCCCAGAGCTTGAGCCGGAAGTCCTCCAGGTAGTTCACCTCCGGGCGGACCGCGCAGGCCGGGCAGTACATCCGGCCCATCACCCAGGTGGTGCACACGCCGCAGACGAAGCTGCCACAGCGCTGACAGGTGGCGCCCGCGAACGCGTCCGGATGGAGGGCGCAGCAGGGCAGCGCACCGGATGAGACATCAGCCGTCATGCGTTCAGTCTCTCACGCTGACCAGGAACCAACATCCTGGCGCGCTGCGTCTTCCCTCCACCATTCCCTACCCACACCGCCAGACCTGCGTGCTAAGCGCGTCACGTGAGTCATTGGCATCAAGACTTGGAGGCACCTTGTTCCGAATGAAGGCCCTCGTCGCCGCAGCCCTCGTGTTCAGCGGGGCGCCGGCGCTTGCCCAGACACCGACACCCCAGGAGGCGAAGCCGCTGGAGCCCGGCCGCGAGGCGCTCGCCATCCCGTATGAGAAATACGCGCTGCCCAACGGCCTGGAGGTCATCCTCTCCGTGGACAAGAAGCTGCCGGTGGTGGCC
Proteins encoded in this window:
- a CDS encoding ABC transporter ATP-binding protein, which encodes MTADVSSGALPCCALHPDAFAGATCQRCGSFVCGVCTTWVMGRMYCPACAVRPEVNYLEDFRLKLWGRRDASAWLVGLVTVVLVGLGLVALVAGTFGIALAWLASAGVGVAFFLGMRWARLGLLAVPLLAMLLTAPSLGAPALLFFVPLMVAVNVFRDTRSRLFFRLDVPERELHRLWDLRVNNPLARHALSLGVGSLFLPVLASLLSFFGVWWVLSVLFLGMAMLALILGVVALRRVDPEARPPIGRRWESLGAVGLALTALVLWGVLHWQRMVALFGGAVD